A window of the Halopseudomonas phragmitis genome harbors these coding sequences:
- a CDS encoding hybrid sensor histidine kinase/response regulator: MTKATSLRKWMWRAFVQSALIPLILVETVLVAAYLLTNAAIRDAQIEHLRQAALSDLQTSAGQEAELVSQRLQHISDLTALFGGQVEDVLTRPDVFDDAQERARWERDANNVLYSRSDDGRAAVFYSAVTPPERQDLDKVMRVAQLDRLMKDTEERNSLVAAVYFNTHDSYNRIWPWFYTPDQYPYDMDIPRYNFYYLADAEHNPERRVVWTDIYVDPAGQGWMMSALAPVYRGDFLEGVAGLDITVGNVLQEISSLRVPWGGYAMLVSDELNIMALPASGEADLGLTELTDFSYDEAIRQEIFKPSDFNLSKRGDTRDLAALVASQGEGVEPVRLGGRSQLAAWATIPETGWKLITVVDEAEVFRQTNDLASHFQRIGYLLIAGLVLFYLLFFAGMWIRSRQLSHQLEQPIAGVGRMMSEIGEGNWFPERQASPISELDQMASTTVAMGRQLADSEQQRQQASDQLERVLESTTESLWEVDLDQREVQIQGRLPERLGLEATRLPLERFFQRIHPDDLMAARDSLAPSRLNQRLEAEYRLRDSAGQYHWVLGRGRVVGTSDSGQRPLRVAGTHVDIDAIKATQEALRSASKQAQTANIAKSRFLSSMSHELRTPLNVIQGFAQLLELDLEKRGDDAKLRRQVEQILHASQHLGSLIDDVLDLARIEAERPQVHLETVDARQLVLECVEQVRPELEAASLSLDNLLPEQPVLVVADVRRLRQVLLNLLSNAIKYNRPQGSVSVSCEPVGDLWQVRVNDSGRGISLTNQTMLFKPFQRLGHENSTIKGTGIGLALCNELAGLMGGRMGCSSQEGIGSSFWIELPAAPAPGSRTSDDQATQSGLLNVVYVEDDRSSQILVEHALSGLARVTLIENGLEALHLITERPPEVLLLDIDLPDMQGDRLLRSLRSSARTRDIPVIVISAGALPEDRERVNDLDVLRYLTKPLQIHDLREALQQVQRQLA; the protein is encoded by the coding sequence ATGACTAAAGCGACCAGCTTGCGCAAGTGGATGTGGCGGGCCTTTGTACAAAGCGCCCTGATCCCTCTAATTCTTGTCGAGACGGTGCTGGTAGCGGCCTACCTGTTGACCAACGCAGCGATTCGCGATGCCCAGATCGAGCATTTGCGCCAGGCCGCGCTCAGTGACCTGCAAACTTCGGCTGGCCAGGAGGCCGAATTGGTCAGCCAGCGCCTGCAGCACATCAGCGACCTGACTGCCCTGTTCGGCGGCCAGGTGGAGGACGTCCTGACTCGTCCTGACGTGTTTGATGATGCCCAGGAGCGGGCACGCTGGGAGCGCGATGCCAACAATGTTCTCTACAGCCGCAGCGATGATGGTCGGGCGGCAGTGTTCTACTCGGCGGTGACCCCGCCTGAGCGCCAGGACCTGGACAAGGTCATGCGGGTGGCCCAGCTCGACCGGCTGATGAAAGATACTGAGGAGCGCAACAGCCTGGTGGCGGCGGTCTATTTCAACACGCATGACAGCTACAACCGGATCTGGCCCTGGTTCTACACTCCGGACCAGTATCCCTACGACATGGATATTCCGCGCTACAACTTCTATTACCTGGCCGATGCCGAGCACAATCCTGAGCGGCGGGTGGTCTGGACCGACATTTATGTTGATCCGGCCGGGCAGGGCTGGATGATGTCGGCGCTGGCGCCGGTCTATCGTGGCGACTTCCTTGAGGGTGTCGCCGGACTGGACATCACCGTTGGCAACGTCCTTCAGGAAATTTCCAGCCTGCGGGTGCCCTGGGGCGGTTATGCCATGTTGGTCAGCGACGAGTTGAACATCATGGCACTGCCAGCCTCCGGCGAGGCTGATCTGGGCCTGACCGAGTTGACCGACTTCAGTTACGACGAAGCGATTCGCCAGGAAATCTTCAAGCCGTCTGACTTCAATCTGAGCAAGCGCGGCGACACTCGTGATCTGGCCGCTCTGGTAGCCAGTCAGGGTGAAGGGGTTGAGCCTGTGCGGTTGGGTGGGCGCAGTCAGCTGGCGGCCTGGGCAACCATTCCCGAGACCGGCTGGAAACTGATTACCGTAGTCGATGAGGCCGAGGTATTTCGCCAGACCAATGATCTGGCCAGTCATTTTCAGCGGATCGGCTATCTGCTGATCGCCGGGCTGGTGCTGTTCTATCTGCTGTTCTTTGCCGGCATGTGGATTCGTTCGCGCCAGCTCAGCCATCAGTTGGAGCAACCGATTGCCGGCGTTGGGCGGATGATGAGCGAGATTGGCGAGGGCAACTGGTTCCCTGAGCGTCAGGCCTCACCGATCAGTGAGCTGGATCAGATGGCCTCCACCACTGTGGCCATGGGCCGACAACTGGCCGACAGCGAACAGCAGCGTCAGCAGGCCAGTGACCAGTTGGAGCGAGTTTTGGAGTCGACTACTGAAAGTCTTTGGGAGGTCGATCTGGACCAGCGCGAGGTTCAAATCCAGGGGCGCTTGCCCGAACGTCTGGGGTTGGAGGCTACCCGCTTGCCGCTGGAGCGGTTCTTCCAGCGGATTCACCCCGATGACCTGATGGCCGCGCGCGACAGCCTGGCGCCCAGCCGGCTCAACCAGCGGCTGGAAGCCGAGTATCGGCTGCGTGACAGTGCCGGGCAGTATCACTGGGTGCTGGGTCGGGGCCGAGTGGTCGGTACCAGCGACAGTGGCCAGCGGCCGCTGCGGGTGGCCGGAACCCATGTCGATATCGATGCGATCAAGGCGACTCAGGAGGCCTTGCGTTCTGCCAGCAAGCAGGCGCAAACCGCCAATATCGCCAAGAGCCGCTTTCTCTCGAGCATGAGTCATGAACTGCGCACCCCGCTCAACGTGATCCAGGGCTTTGCCCAGTTGCTGGAGCTGGATCTGGAGAAACGCGGCGATGATGCCAAGTTGCGTCGCCAGGTCGAGCAGATCCTGCATGCCAGCCAGCATCTTGGTTCGCTGATCGACGACGTGCTGGACCTGGCCCGGATCGAGGCTGAGCGGCCACAGGTTCATCTGGAAACTGTCGATGCCCGGCAGTTAGTACTCGAATGTGTGGAACAGGTGCGTCCCGAGCTGGAAGCCGCCAGCCTGAGCCTGGATAATTTGTTGCCCGAGCAGCCGGTGCTGGTAGTGGCCGATGTCAGGCGCCTGCGCCAGGTACTGCTCAATCTGCTCAGCAACGCCATCAAGTACAACCGCCCGCAGGGTAGCGTCAGCGTCAGTTGCGAACCCGTTGGAGACCTCTGGCAGGTACGGGTCAACGACAGTGGCCGGGGCATCAGCCTGACCAATCAGACCATGCTGTTCAAACCGTTCCAGCGTCTGGGGCATGAGAACAGCACTATCAAGGGCACCGGTATTGGTCTGGCGCTGTGCAACGAACTGGCCGGACTGATGGGCGGACGCATGGGCTGCAGCAGCCAGGAAGGGATTGGCAGCAGCTTCTGGATAGAACTGCCGGCGGCCCCCGCTCCCGGCAGCCGAACCAGTGATGATCAAGCGACGCAGAGTGGTCTGCTGAATGTGGTCTACGTTGAGGATGATCGTTCCAGTCAGATCCTGGTTGAACATGCGCTGAGCGGACTGGCGCGGGTCACCCTGATCGAGAATGGCCTTGAGGCCCTGCATCTGATTACCGAGCGCCCACCCGAGGTGTTGCTGCTGGATATTGACCTGCCAGACATGCAGGGCGATCGTTTGCTGCGTTCATTGCGCAGCAGCGCCAGAACCCGGGATATTCCGGTGATCGTGATCAGTGCCGGCGCTCTGCCGGAAGACCGCGAGCGGGTCAACGATCTGGATGTGTTGCGCTACCTGACCAAGCCGCTGCAGATCCATGATCTGCGTGAAGCGTTGCAGCAGGTGCAGCGCCAGTTGGCCTGA
- a CDS encoding DUF1538 domain-containing protein: MNDLKVFWDTLKHSFRNLLPIVLVVGLFQSLVIGQVPDGLIGMLVGLLIVVFGVAIFLQGLELGIFPVGKNLSNAFARKGSLPLLMIFGFSLGFAAVIAEPALIAVASQAELISEGRINALVLRALVATSVGAVVALGVLRTLLGHSLHWYMICGYLLVVAVTFFAPEEIVGLAYDSGGVTTNIVTVPLIAALGIGLASSIKGRNPLVHGFGLVALAVMVPMIVVQLYGIAVFTLWPADPNAALDSLNGLASEAENVLAPSIASYLLGMLGDLLHMLRDVLPIIAVILFFQYAVIRKPIPYLRRVSIGFAMVIIGLYAFVVGLKLGLFPVGQSMAEQLMALDTLGYIYLFAFCIGFATTMAEPALIAIGEQAEEAAHGRLKGNHIRILVALGVAIGITLGVHRIITGDSIHYYIMGGYALVIILTALAPKFIVPLAFDLGGVTTSEVTVPLVTALGIGLASQIEGRSVLIDGFGLIAFASIFPIVTVMLYAIAMEQLSRFRGATA, from the coding sequence GTGAATGATCTGAAGGTATTCTGGGATACTCTCAAACACTCTTTCCGCAATCTGCTGCCTATTGTGCTGGTGGTTGGGTTGTTCCAGAGCCTGGTTATCGGTCAGGTACCCGATGGTCTGATCGGCATGCTGGTCGGTCTGCTGATCGTGGTGTTCGGTGTGGCGATTTTTCTTCAGGGCCTGGAACTGGGCATTTTCCCAGTCGGCAAGAACCTGTCCAATGCCTTCGCTCGCAAAGGCTCGCTGCCGCTGCTGATGATTTTCGGCTTTTCCCTGGGCTTTGCCGCCGTGATTGCCGAGCCGGCGCTGATCGCGGTTGCCAGTCAAGCCGAGCTGATCAGCGAAGGTCGCATCAATGCCCTTGTTCTGCGCGCCCTGGTCGCCACCTCGGTCGGGGCTGTGGTCGCGCTGGGGGTGTTGCGTACTCTGCTCGGCCACTCACTGCACTGGTACATGATCTGCGGCTACCTGCTGGTGGTGGCGGTGACCTTCTTCGCCCCGGAGGAAATCGTTGGGCTGGCCTATGACTCCGGTGGAGTCACTACCAACATTGTCACCGTGCCACTGATCGCTGCACTGGGTATCGGCCTGGCCTCCTCGATCAAGGGCCGCAACCCGCTGGTACACGGTTTTGGCCTGGTCGCACTGGCGGTGATGGTGCCGATGATCGTGGTCCAGCTATATGGTATCGCCGTATTCACCCTGTGGCCGGCCGACCCGAACGCTGCACTGGATAGCCTGAACGGGCTGGCCAGCGAGGCAGAAAATGTGCTCGCGCCGAGTATCGCCAGCTACCTCCTGGGCATGCTCGGTGATCTGCTGCACATGCTCCGCGACGTGCTGCCGATCATCGCCGTGATCCTGTTCTTCCAGTACGCAGTGATTCGCAAGCCGATCCCCTACCTGCGCCGGGTGAGCATCGGTTTCGCTATGGTGATTATCGGCCTGTACGCCTTTGTGGTCGGCCTCAAGCTGGGGTTGTTCCCGGTCGGCCAGAGCATGGCCGAGCAACTGATGGCGCTGGATACTCTGGGCTATATCTATTTGTTCGCCTTCTGCATCGGCTTCGCCACCACCATGGCCGAACCGGCCCTGATTGCCATCGGCGAGCAGGCCGAGGAAGCGGCCCATGGCCGGCTCAAGGGTAATCACATCCGCATTCTGGTGGCGCTTGGCGTGGCCATCGGGATCACGCTTGGGGTTCACCGGATCATCACTGGTGATTCGATCCACTATTACATCATGGGCGGTTATGCGCTGGTCATCATACTGACAGCTCTGGCGCCCAAGTTCATCGTGCCACTGGCTTTCGATCTGGGCGGCGTGACCACTTCGGAGGTCACAGTGCCGCTGGTTACCGCGCTGGGCATCGGCCTGGCTTCACAAATCGAGGGCCGCAGCGTCCTCATCGATGGCTTCGGGCTGATCGCCTTCGCCTCGATCTTTCCTATAGTTACGGTGATGCTGTACGCCATTGCCATGGAACAGCTCAGCCGCTTTAGAGGAGCAACCGCATGA
- the rarD gene encoding EamA family transporter RarD → MSATTARHGVILALLAYALWGVTPLYFKLLASLPASEIMGQRVLWSCVFASLLIVLLRRGAALSELLRQPRRLLMLTASGLLIGFNWLVFIWAVNNDQMLDASLGYYINPLVNVLLGLLFLGERLRRLQWLAVLLASAGVVLELLKLGRMPWVAMALALSFGFYGLLRKKVALDALSGMWVETALLVPLVLIYLFFFIDAQTLSPALYSGPLGWWLVAAGPVTMIPLMCFAAAATRIPLSMLGFFQYIAPSMVFIQAVWLFGEALTFERVLTFICIWTGLLIYSLDVWRAHRQSRLLQS, encoded by the coding sequence ATGAGTGCAACCACGGCTCGCCATGGCGTCATCCTGGCGCTGCTGGCCTATGCCCTGTGGGGCGTCACGCCGCTGTACTTCAAGCTGTTGGCCAGTTTGCCGGCCAGCGAAATCATGGGCCAGCGGGTGCTCTGGTCCTGCGTGTTCGCCTCGCTGCTGATCGTTCTGCTACGCCGTGGCGCCGCCCTGAGCGAATTGCTGCGCCAACCTAGGCGACTGCTGATGCTGACCGCCAGCGGCCTGCTGATCGGCTTCAACTGGTTGGTATTCATCTGGGCGGTGAACAATGACCAGATGCTCGACGCCAGTCTGGGCTACTACATCAATCCGCTGGTTAACGTATTGTTGGGGCTGCTGTTTCTCGGTGAAAGACTGCGTCGCCTGCAATGGCTGGCGGTTTTGCTGGCCAGTGCCGGGGTGGTGCTGGAGCTACTGAAGCTTGGTCGCATGCCTTGGGTTGCCATGGCGCTGGCGTTGAGCTTTGGCTTTTACGGACTGTTGCGCAAGAAGGTGGCGCTGGATGCCCTGAGCGGCATGTGGGTCGAAACCGCGCTGCTGGTGCCGCTGGTGCTGATCTATCTGTTTTTCTTTATCGATGCCCAAACCCTGAGTCCGGCGCTGTACAGCGGCCCGCTCGGTTGGTGGCTGGTGGCCGCCGGGCCGGTGACGATGATACCGCTGATGTGCTTCGCCGCTGCGGCTACCCGGATTCCGCTGTCGATGCTGGGGTTCTTCCAGTACATCGCCCCCAGCATGGTGTTTATTCAGGCGGTATGGCTGTTCGGCGAGGCCTTGACCTTTGAGCGGGTGCTGACCTTTATCTGCATCTGGACCGGACTTTTGATCTACAGCCTGGATGTGTGGCGGGCCCATCGTCAGAGCCGATTACTGCAAAGCTGA